One Flagellimonas sp. CMM7 genomic region harbors:
- a CDS encoding MFS transporter has translation MGGITVGRLLFTFIALRFSSEWLYGIAPFLVAIVFFLLPSAHSEPFLLACMALGGLGCSILFPNSISSATEGFPKYAALISGSLVAAIQLGTGFSSNIIGMLNENYTLSSLFQFSTIYALVLGTLITFLIFTKTKKEGHGQLS, from the coding sequence TTGGGGGGCATCACCGTAGGACGTCTTCTTTTTACCTTTATCGCCCTAAGGTTTTCCAGCGAATGGCTCTATGGTATCGCGCCATTTTTGGTTGCTATTGTCTTTTTTTTGTTACCATCGGCGCACAGTGAACCTTTTTTATTGGCCTGTATGGCATTGGGCGGGTTGGGATGTTCAATTCTTTTCCCAAATTCCATCAGTTCGGCAACGGAAGGGTTTCCAAAGTATGCTGCCCTTATTTCAGGTAGTTTGGTGGCTGCCATACAATTGGGTACCGGTTTTAGTTCCAATATCATTGGTATGCTCAACGAAAATTATACGTTGTCCAGCTTGTTCCAATTCTCCACGATTTATGCGTTAGTACTCGGTACACTGATTACCTTTTTAATATTTACAAAAACCAAAAAAGAAGGGCATGGGCAACTATCTTAA
- a CDS encoding sugar MFS transporter, producing the protein MKTKKIISIYVSGFLVGIALVLFPAAGNLFVDPQYHGFSSAQYGSIFIPQIVFAIVSSLSAPKIAQKKGMKTVMRYGQFSILLSMLLLMASNWLMEGNVDYWAILFATGFLGIGFGFTITALNPFAYNLFPGKETSAVTAMHIMLGLGTASAALFLNAFLEAGFWWGAPLVVAAVVFIIWIFTLPLTLSLPDADDKQENKTKRKIPGRIILYILVVFLYGTCEATFGNFGAVFLEKEGGLSTAKAALGLSLFWGASP; encoded by the coding sequence GTGAAAACAAAAAAAATAATATCGATTTATGTAAGCGGATTCCTTGTGGGGATAGCTCTGGTACTTTTTCCTGCAGCTGGCAATCTCTTTGTTGACCCACAGTATCATGGCTTTAGCAGTGCCCAATACGGTTCCATCTTTATACCCCAAATCGTGTTTGCGATTGTATCTTCGTTAAGCGCGCCCAAGATAGCCCAAAAGAAAGGGATGAAAACCGTTATGCGCTATGGGCAATTTTCCATACTGCTCTCCATGTTACTGCTTATGGCCAGTAATTGGCTTATGGAGGGTAATGTGGACTATTGGGCAATACTTTTTGCCACAGGGTTTTTAGGCATCGGATTTGGTTTTACCATTACGGCACTTAACCCTTTTGCCTACAACCTATTCCCAGGAAAGGAAACTTCGGCCGTCACCGCCATGCATATTATGCTGGGGTTGGGAACGGCCAGTGCGGCATTGTTCCTTAATGCCTTTTTAGAAGCGGGATTCTGGTGGGGGGCACCATTGGTCGTAGCTGCGGTGGTCTTTATCATTTGGATCTTTACCCTGCCACTGACCTTGAGTTTACCCGATGCAGATGACAAACAGGAAAATAAAACTAAAAGAAAGATTCCAGGGCGGATTATCTTATATATTCTTGTGGTGTTCTTGTACGGTACCTGTGAGGCTACCTTCGGTAATTTTGGAGCGGTATTTCTAGAAAAGGAAGGAGGACTCTCTACAGCTAAAGCTGCTCTTGGCCTATCCCTGTTTTGGGGGGCATCACCGTAG